From a single Streptomyces sp. NBC_00377 genomic region:
- a CDS encoding SDR family oxidoreductase: protein MSGICDRRVVVVTGAGRGLGRAHALAFAAEGACVVVNDLGVGLDGTPGPDSPAARTADEIRAAGGEAIAHGGDIATSDGAASLVRAALDTYGRLDTLVNNAGFLRDRMLVNLAEDDWDAVLRVHLKGHFLTLKHAAAHWRAEAKAGRSPAARVVNTSSGAGLLGSVGQGNYSAAKAGIVALTLVAAAELARYGVQVNAIAPAARTRMTERTFAAAMAAPDDGFDAMAPENVSPLVVWLGSAASEGVTGRVFETEGGRITVMEGWRPGPTLDKAARWTAAEAGEAARELLTQATAPGPVYGA from the coding sequence ATGAGCGGAATCTGCGACCGGCGGGTCGTCGTCGTCACGGGCGCGGGACGCGGACTCGGGCGCGCCCACGCGCTCGCGTTCGCCGCCGAGGGCGCGTGTGTCGTCGTCAACGACCTCGGCGTCGGCCTCGACGGCACACCCGGCCCCGACAGCCCGGCAGCGCGGACCGCCGACGAGATCCGCGCGGCGGGCGGCGAGGCGATCGCGCACGGCGGCGACATCGCCACCTCCGACGGCGCCGCATCCCTCGTCCGTGCCGCGCTGGACACCTACGGCCGCCTCGACACCCTCGTCAACAACGCCGGCTTCCTGCGCGACCGCATGCTCGTGAACCTCGCCGAGGACGACTGGGACGCCGTCCTGCGCGTCCATCTCAAAGGCCACTTCCTCACCCTGAAGCACGCCGCCGCCCACTGGCGAGCCGAGGCCAAGGCCGGCCGGTCGCCCGCCGCCCGCGTCGTCAACACCAGCAGCGGCGCGGGACTGCTCGGCTCGGTAGGCCAGGGCAACTACAGCGCCGCCAAGGCCGGGATCGTCGCCCTGACACTCGTCGCCGCCGCCGAACTCGCCCGCTACGGCGTCCAGGTCAACGCCATCGCGCCCGCCGCCCGCACCCGCATGACCGAGCGCACCTTCGCCGCGGCCATGGCCGCCCCCGACGACGGCTTCGACGCCATGGCCCCGGAAAACGTCTCCCCGCTGGTCGTGTGGCTCGGCTCGGCCGCAAGCGAGGGCGTCACCGGGCGCGTCTTCGAGACGGAGGGCGGGCGGATCACCGTCATGGAGGGCTGGCGGCCCGGACCCACCCTGGACAAGGCGGCCCGGTGGACCGCCGCCGAAGCCGGAGAGGCCGCACGCGAACTCCTGACGCAGGCGACGGCACCGGGACCGGTCTACGGGGCCTGA
- a CDS encoding MarR family winged helix-turn-helix transcriptional regulator gives MTEADARRAAALDRLMAVGREHSAVTVMFHSAIAAKQGLNATEEKTLDFLQRQGPLTAKDLAELTGLAPASVTGLVDRLEAKGFVHRVKHPTDKRRVLVELNEAKLGELAVFFEAWARDIVAACEQFGTQELETVNRFLAVMTEAQRGATARLAQDGSG, from the coding sequence ATGACAGAGGCAGACGCCCGGCGGGCCGCGGCCCTGGACCGCCTCATGGCCGTGGGCCGGGAGCACAGCGCCGTCACAGTGATGTTCCATTCGGCGATCGCCGCCAAGCAGGGCCTGAACGCCACCGAGGAGAAGACCCTCGACTTCCTCCAGCGCCAGGGCCCGCTCACCGCGAAGGACCTGGCGGAGCTCACGGGCCTCGCCCCGGCCTCGGTCACCGGCCTGGTCGACCGGTTGGAGGCCAAGGGCTTCGTCCACCGCGTCAAGCACCCCACGGACAAGCGGCGCGTGCTCGTCGAACTGAACGAGGCGAAACTCGGCGAACTGGCCGTGTTCTTCGAGGCCTGGGCGCGGGACATCGTGGCGGCCTGCGAGCAGTTCGGCACGCAGGAACTGGAGACCGTGAACCGCTTCCTCGCGGTCATGACCGAAGCGCAGCGGGGGGCGACGGCCCGGCTCGCGCAGGACGGGTCCGGGTGA
- a CDS encoding MFS transporter: MTATLTPPPHTGAEPHPRRWAAAAVMMTAALMDLLDTTIVNVAIPSIGRDLHASTSELQWTVSAYLLGFAAALIVSGHLGDRLGRRTLFLAGTAGFGLASLACGLAQTPAQLIAARALQGLLAAVLIPQVIGSFRTLFQGRERGTAFGMYGAVAGFASALGLLLGGVLTDADLFGWGWRSVFLVNVPVAAATLAAGALLVPATKERSAGRPDVIGSLVLAGALVAIVLPLVQGRANGWPLWGWACLTTGLLSVAALAVSEARRRGEATVPLLPARAFRLPAFSVGVLVQLLFSVGMQGFFLVFAVWLQAGQGYTPMQAGVVTVAFSAGGFLTAPTADALAVRYGRLVLGAGALLMAAGFGWVWAAIRDASDAHTAAWPLTPGLIIAGAGLGFLVVPLVNVVLSAVPADLAGGASGIFSTAQQFGGALGAAVIGTVFFGHADHGLTQALDTAMPWVTGGFVLCAGLCALLPHTATSDPSAT, from the coding sequence ATGACCGCCACACTGACCCCGCCGCCACACACCGGTGCGGAGCCCCACCCACGCCGCTGGGCCGCCGCCGCCGTGATGATGACCGCCGCGCTGATGGACCTCCTCGACACCACCATCGTCAACGTCGCGATCCCCTCCATCGGCCGCGACCTGCACGCCTCCACCAGCGAACTGCAGTGGACCGTCTCCGCCTACCTGCTCGGCTTCGCCGCCGCCCTGATCGTCTCCGGGCACCTCGGCGACCGGCTCGGCCGCCGCACCCTCTTCCTCGCCGGAACCGCCGGATTCGGACTCGCGAGCCTCGCCTGCGGCCTGGCCCAGACGCCCGCTCAGCTCATCGCCGCCCGCGCCCTACAGGGCCTCCTGGCGGCGGTCCTGATACCCCAGGTGATCGGCTCCTTCCGCACCCTCTTCCAAGGCCGGGAACGCGGCACCGCCTTCGGCATGTACGGCGCCGTCGCCGGGTTCGCCTCCGCGCTCGGACTGCTGCTCGGCGGAGTCCTCACCGACGCCGACCTGTTCGGCTGGGGCTGGCGGTCGGTGTTCCTGGTGAACGTGCCGGTGGCCGCGGCGACCCTCGCCGCAGGGGCGCTCCTGGTGCCCGCCACCAAGGAGCGGTCCGCCGGACGACCCGACGTGATCGGCAGCCTCGTCCTCGCCGGCGCCCTGGTGGCCATCGTGCTGCCCCTGGTACAGGGCCGGGCAAACGGCTGGCCGCTGTGGGGCTGGGCCTGCCTGACCACCGGACTGCTCTCGGTCGCCGCGCTCGCCGTGTCCGAGGCACGCCGACGCGGTGAAGCCACGGTCCCGCTGCTCCCCGCCCGCGCCTTCCGGCTCCCCGCGTTCTCCGTCGGCGTCCTCGTCCAGCTCCTCTTCTCCGTCGGTATGCAGGGCTTCTTCCTCGTCTTCGCCGTCTGGCTTCAGGCCGGCCAGGGCTACACGCCGATGCAGGCCGGAGTGGTCACCGTGGCCTTCTCGGCCGGCGGCTTCCTCACCGCACCGACCGCCGACGCCCTCGCCGTGCGCTACGGCAGGCTCGTCCTCGGCGCCGGAGCACTGCTCATGGCGGCAGGCTTCGGCTGGGTGTGGGCCGCGATCCGCGACGCCTCCGACGCCCACACCGCGGCCTGGCCACTGACGCCCGGCCTGATCATCGCCGGCGCCGGACTCGGCTTCCTCGTCGTGCCCCTGGTCAACGTGGTCCTGTCCGCCGTACCCGCCGACCTCGCCGGCGGCGCGTCCGGCATCTTCTCCACCGCCCAGCAGTTCGGCGGCGCACTCGGCGCAGCAGTGATCGGCACGGTCTTCTTCGGCCACGCGGACCACGGCCTGACACAGGCGCTGGACACGGCGATGCCATGGGTGACCGGCGGCTTCGTCCTGTGCGCGGGACTGTGCGCGCTGCTGCCGCACACCGCGACCTCCGACCCCTCCGCCACATGA
- a CDS encoding chorismate mutase, with protein MTTSNTPETGGDVDPAVREELARLRDSIDNIDAAVVHMLAERFKATQQVGHLKARHQLPPADQAREARQIARLRTLAENAKLDPAFAEKFLNFIIAEVIRHHERIAEDTVNGSAPTPH; from the coding sequence ATGACCACCAGCAACACCCCCGAAACCGGCGGCGACGTCGACCCCGCCGTCCGCGAGGAGCTCGCCCGGCTGCGCGACAGCATCGACAACATCGACGCGGCCGTCGTCCACATGCTCGCCGAGCGCTTCAAGGCCACCCAGCAGGTCGGACACCTCAAAGCCCGCCACCAGCTGCCGCCCGCCGACCAGGCCCGCGAGGCCCGCCAGATCGCCCGGCTGCGCACCCTCGCCGAGAACGCCAAACTCGACCCCGCGTTCGCCGAGAAGTTCCTCAACTTCATCATCGCCGAGGTGATCCGTCACCACGAGCGCATCGCCGAGGACACCGTCAACGGCTCGGCCCCCACACCGCACTGA
- the pepN gene encoding aminopeptidase N — MSVLTRDEAQSRAKLLDVHRYTIELDLTTGDETFESSTVIRFATRAHGDTFIELRPAALHSVTLDGEPLDPRTLVDNRLPLNDLTAGDHELRVRASMRYSRTGEGMHRFTDPTDGETYLYTQLFMDDVQRVFAAFDQPDLKSVFELTVKAPDTWTVLANSITEHLGDGHWRAAPTPLISTYLVAVAAGPWHSVRTEHHGLPFGLHCRRSLAPHLDADADELLEITRQCYDRYHEKFEEPYPFDSYDQAFVPEFNAGAMENPGLVTFRDDFIYRSAVTDTERQTRAMVIAHEMAHMWFGDLVTLQWWDDIWLNESFAEYMGYQTLTEATRHTDTWTDFGVVRKAWGYDADQRPSTHPVAPENVDDTASALLNFDGISYAKGASALRQLVTWLGEKDFLAGINTHFARHKFANATLADFIDSLAAHTDRDVHAWADAWLRTTGVDTLTPTLTGSNGDHTLTVDHHGSRPHRVAVGLYDLDLADEGRLTLRERLEVDIPQTTPRPIGKRPALLLLNDGDLTYTKVRFDPTSFETVRTSLSGLPDPLTRAVVWNALRDAVRDGDLAPTAYLDAARAHLPRETDLALVEGVLSFASRQVADRYVTPEQRPAAVATLSALCRDLIRRTEDGDHPGLRLIAVRHFIAVAAHPDTIAAWLADGTVPGGPELDPDLRWRVLARLAVLGATDDAAITAELDRDPSATGREGAARCRAALPDADAKRAAWATMFEDDSLSNYLFTATAQGFWQPEQSDLLADYVPRFYQDAVAVAARRGPAIAEAAGRWAFPAHAADPDTLRLGEQCLADADPIPALRRKLVDQLDDLARALRVRGA, encoded by the coding sequence ATGTCCGTACTGACGCGCGACGAAGCGCAGAGCCGTGCCAAGCTCCTCGACGTCCACCGCTACACCATCGAGCTCGACCTGACGACCGGCGACGAGACCTTCGAGTCCAGCACCGTCATCCGCTTCGCCACCCGAGCCCACGGGGACACCTTCATCGAGCTCAGGCCCGCGGCACTGCACTCCGTCACCCTCGACGGCGAGCCCCTCGACCCCCGCACCCTGGTCGACAACCGGCTCCCGCTGAACGACCTCACCGCCGGCGACCACGAACTGCGCGTCCGGGCGAGCATGCGCTACTCCCGCACCGGCGAAGGCATGCACCGCTTCACCGACCCCACCGACGGCGAGACCTACCTCTACACCCAACTCTTCATGGACGACGTCCAACGCGTCTTCGCCGCCTTCGACCAGCCCGACCTCAAATCGGTCTTCGAGCTCACCGTCAAGGCCCCCGACACCTGGACCGTCCTCGCCAACAGCATCACCGAACACCTCGGCGACGGCCACTGGCGGGCCGCCCCCACCCCCCTCATCTCCACCTACCTCGTCGCCGTCGCCGCCGGCCCCTGGCACTCCGTACGCACCGAACACCACGGACTCCCCTTCGGCCTGCACTGCCGCCGCTCCCTCGCCCCCCACCTCGACGCCGACGCCGACGAACTCCTCGAGATCACCCGGCAGTGCTACGACCGCTACCACGAGAAGTTCGAGGAGCCCTACCCCTTCGACTCCTACGACCAGGCGTTCGTCCCCGAGTTCAACGCCGGCGCCATGGAGAACCCCGGCCTCGTCACCTTCCGCGACGACTTCATCTACCGCTCCGCCGTCACCGACACCGAACGCCAGACCCGCGCCATGGTCATCGCCCACGAAATGGCCCACATGTGGTTCGGCGACCTCGTCACCCTCCAGTGGTGGGACGACATCTGGCTCAACGAGTCCTTCGCCGAGTACATGGGCTACCAGACCCTCACCGAAGCCACCCGCCACACCGACACCTGGACCGACTTCGGCGTCGTCCGCAAAGCCTGGGGCTACGACGCCGACCAGCGCCCCTCCACCCACCCCGTCGCCCCCGAGAACGTCGACGACACCGCCTCCGCACTCCTCAACTTCGACGGCATCTCCTACGCCAAGGGCGCCTCCGCCCTCCGCCAGCTCGTCACCTGGCTCGGCGAGAAGGACTTCCTCGCCGGCATCAACACCCACTTCGCCCGCCACAAGTTCGCCAACGCCACCCTCGCCGACTTCATCGACTCCCTCGCCGCCCACACCGACCGCGACGTCCACGCCTGGGCCGACGCCTGGCTGCGCACCACCGGAGTCGACACCCTCACCCCCACCCTCACCGGCAGCAACGGCGACCACACCCTGACCGTCGACCACCACGGCAGCCGCCCGCACCGCGTCGCCGTCGGCCTCTACGACCTCGACCTCGCCGACGAAGGCCGCCTCACCCTCCGCGAACGCCTCGAAGTCGACATCCCCCAGACCACCCCCCGCCCCATCGGCAAACGCCCCGCCCTGCTGCTCCTCAACGACGGCGACCTCACCTACACCAAGGTCCGCTTCGACCCCACCTCCTTCGAAACCGTCCGCACCAGCCTGTCCGGACTGCCCGACCCGCTCACCCGCGCCGTCGTCTGGAACGCCCTGCGCGACGCCGTCCGCGACGGAGACCTCGCCCCCACCGCCTACCTCGACGCCGCCCGCGCCCACCTCCCCAGGGAAACCGACCTCGCCCTCGTCGAAGGCGTCCTCTCCTTCGCCTCCCGCCAGGTCGCCGACCGCTACGTCACCCCCGAACAACGCCCCGCCGCCGTCGCCACCCTCTCCGCCCTCTGCCGCGACCTCATCCGCCGCACCGAGGACGGCGACCACCCCGGCCTGCGCCTCATCGCCGTCCGCCACTTCATCGCGGTCGCCGCGCACCCCGACACCATCGCCGCCTGGCTCGCCGACGGCACCGTCCCCGGCGGCCCCGAACTCGACCCCGACCTGCGCTGGCGCGTCCTCGCCCGGCTCGCCGTCCTCGGCGCCACCGACGACGCCGCGATCACCGCCGAACTCGACCGCGACCCCTCCGCCACCGGCCGGGAAGGCGCCGCACGCTGCCGCGCCGCACTCCCCGACGCGGACGCCAAACGCGCGGCCTGGGCCACCATGTTCGAGGACGACAGCCTCTCCAACTACCTCTTCACCGCCACCGCCCAGGGCTTCTGGCAGCCCGAACAGAGCGACCTCCTGGCCGACTACGTCCCCCGCTTCTACCAGGACGCCGTCGCCGTCGCCGCCCGCCGGGGCCCCGCCATCGCCGAAGCCGCCGGCCGCTGGGCCTTCCCCGCCCACGCCGCCGATCCCGACACCCTCCGCCTCGGCGAGCAGTGCCTGGCCGACGCCGACCCCATCCCCGCCCTGCGCCGCAAACTCGTCGACCAACTCGACGACCTGGCACGCGCGTTGCGGGTGAGGGGAGCGTAG
- a CDS encoding pyridoxal phosphate-dependent decarboxylase family protein — protein sequence MSMPPLASGPQGPHALRPLLTTVLDALDTGARTRGGPLPAGGPKAVAARVRHAVGDLLPEVGDPHALTTVVRALAEGAADPAHPLCAAHLHCPPLAVATAADLAVSALNPSLDSWDQAPAASELEKLVTQALAAQAGMADALVTTGGTEANQLALLLARETHGPTLTLVCGANAHHSLPRAAWLLGLPEPVIIATPTGTLDPTALTHTLNTLPGPLIVAATAGTTDAGLIDPLPAIAALTTTHGARLHIDAAYGGGLLFSDRHRHRLTGLDTAHTLTLDLHKLGWQPIAAGLLAVRDPQDLTALHHHADYLNADDDTEAGLPDLLGRSLRTTRRPDALKIAVTLKTLGRTGLGALVDQVCAHAHEFADLITAHPGFELHAPPTISTVLFRTAHATDDTVATIRRRLLTQGRAVLGRARLDGRLWLKATLLNPHTRPTDLAALLALAEGHTPR from the coding sequence GTGAGCATGCCGCCCCTCGCCTCAGGGCCCCAAGGCCCCCACGCCCTACGGCCCTTGCTCACGACCGTCCTCGACGCCCTCGACACCGGCGCCCGCACCCGCGGAGGACCACTGCCCGCAGGCGGACCGAAAGCGGTCGCCGCCCGCGTACGCCACGCCGTCGGAGACCTGCTCCCCGAAGTCGGCGACCCGCACGCCCTCACCACCGTCGTCCGCGCCCTCGCCGAAGGCGCCGCCGACCCCGCCCACCCCCTCTGCGCCGCCCACCTGCACTGCCCGCCCCTCGCCGTCGCCACCGCCGCCGACCTCGCCGTATCCGCCCTCAACCCCTCCCTCGACTCCTGGGACCAGGCACCGGCCGCATCCGAACTCGAAAAACTCGTGACACAGGCCCTCGCCGCCCAGGCAGGCATGGCCGACGCACTCGTCACCACCGGCGGCACCGAAGCCAACCAACTCGCCCTCCTCCTCGCCCGCGAAACCCACGGCCCCACCCTCACGCTCGTCTGCGGCGCCAACGCCCATCACTCCCTGCCCCGCGCCGCCTGGCTCCTCGGCCTCCCCGAACCCGTGATCATCGCCACCCCCACCGGCACCCTCGACCCCACCGCCCTCACCCACACCCTCAACACCCTGCCCGGCCCCCTCATCGTCGCCGCCACCGCCGGCACCACCGACGCCGGACTCATCGACCCCCTCCCCGCCATCGCCGCCCTCACCACCACCCACGGCGCCCGCCTCCACATCGACGCCGCCTACGGCGGCGGCCTCCTCTTCAGCGACCGCCACCGCCACCGACTCACCGGCCTCGACACCGCCCACACCCTCACCCTCGACCTGCACAAACTCGGCTGGCAACCCATCGCCGCCGGACTCCTCGCCGTCCGCGACCCCCAGGACCTCACCGCCCTCCACCACCACGCCGACTACCTCAACGCCGACGACGACACCGAAGCCGGCCTCCCCGACCTCCTCGGCCGCTCCCTGCGCACCACCCGCCGCCCCGACGCCCTCAAGATCGCCGTCACCCTCAAAACCCTCGGCCGCACCGGCCTCGGCGCCCTCGTCGACCAAGTCTGCGCACACGCCCACGAGTTCGCCGACCTCATCACCGCACATCCCGGCTTCGAACTCCACGCCCCACCGACCATCAGCACCGTCCTCTTCCGCACCGCACACGCCACCGACGACACCGTCGCCACCATCCGCCGCCGCCTCCTCACCCAAGGCCGCGCCGTCCTCGGCCGAGCCCGCCTCGACGGCCGCCTCTGGCTCAAAGCCACCCTCCTCAACCCCCACACCCGCCCCACCGACCTCGCCGCTCTCCTCGCACTGGCAGAAGGACACACCCCCCGATGA
- a CDS encoding lysine N(6)-hydroxylase/L-ornithine N(5)-oxygenase family protein, with protein sequence MNTPPHPATDTPRDLVGIGIGPSNLSLAALSHPLAELDTVFYEQRPRFDWHPGLLLDGARIQVPFLADLVTLADPTSPWTFLNYLKTHQRLYPFYFAERFHTQRAEYDAYCRWTADHLPALHFRHQVDAVRWNPERDIFEVDHTQLDTDGEAEALGRTHTRNVVLGIGTEPYIPDALRPLTDAPGVPVIHATDYLTHRDTLLAAGHITVVGSGQSGAEVFLDLLRHRPTGHEQLHWIGRTDAFAPMEYSKLGLEHFTPDYTRYFHALPENTRDRLTTTQWQLHKGIDATTLAAIHDELYRRTLHGDWPDTVLTPGVRVRTAGRIATTQIELHLEHLQQNTRTRLTTDAVVLATGHRERSLDRILAGLDPYIRRDNSERPRIDEHFRLVLDPSITATGCNVYVQNAERHTHGVGAPDLGLAAWRSATILNTLTGKETYPLPTRTAFTTFGLEQPQPRVPQARQAATLTPLADRR encoded by the coding sequence ATGAACACACCCCCACACCCCGCCACCGACACCCCCCGCGACCTCGTCGGCATCGGCATCGGCCCCAGCAACCTCTCCCTGGCCGCCCTCTCCCACCCCCTCGCCGAACTCGACACCGTCTTCTACGAACAACGCCCCCGATTCGACTGGCACCCCGGCCTCCTCCTCGACGGCGCCCGCATCCAAGTCCCCTTCCTCGCCGACCTCGTCACCCTCGCCGACCCCACCAGCCCCTGGACCTTCCTCAACTACCTCAAAACCCACCAACGCCTCTACCCCTTCTACTTCGCCGAGCGCTTCCACACCCAGCGCGCCGAGTACGACGCCTACTGCCGCTGGACCGCCGACCACCTCCCCGCACTCCACTTCCGCCACCAGGTCGACGCCGTCCGCTGGAACCCCGAACGCGACATCTTCGAAGTCGACCACACCCAACTCGACACCGACGGCGAAGCCGAAGCCCTCGGCCGCACCCACACCCGCAACGTCGTCCTCGGCATCGGCACCGAGCCCTACATCCCCGACGCCCTGCGCCCCCTCACCGACGCCCCCGGCGTACCCGTCATCCACGCCACCGACTACCTCACTCACCGCGACACCCTCCTCGCCGCCGGCCACATCACCGTCGTCGGCTCAGGACAATCCGGCGCCGAAGTCTTCCTCGACCTTCTCCGCCACCGCCCCACCGGCCACGAACAACTCCACTGGATCGGCCGCACCGACGCCTTCGCCCCCATGGAGTACTCCAAACTCGGCCTCGAACACTTCACCCCCGACTACACCCGCTACTTCCACGCCCTCCCCGAAAACACCCGCGACCGCCTCACCACCACCCAATGGCAACTCCACAAAGGCATCGACGCCACCACGCTCGCCGCCATCCACGACGAGCTCTACCGCCGCACCCTCCACGGCGACTGGCCCGACACCGTCCTCACCCCCGGCGTCCGCGTCCGCACCGCAGGCCGCATCGCCACCACCCAGATCGAACTCCACCTCGAACACCTCCAGCAGAACACCCGCACCCGCCTCACCACCGACGCCGTCGTCCTCGCCACCGGACACCGCGAACGCTCCCTCGACCGCATCCTCGCCGGCCTCGACCCCTACATCCGCCGCGACAACAGCGAACGCCCCCGCATCGACGAACACTTCCGCCTCGTCCTCGACCCCTCCATCACCGCCACCGGCTGCAACGTCTACGTCCAGAACGCAGAACGCCACACCCACGGCGTAGGCGCCCCCGACCTCGGCCTCGCCGCCTGGCGCAGCGCCACCATCCTCAACACCCTCACCGGCAAAGAGACCTACCCCCTCCCCACCCGCACCGCCTTCACCACCTTCGGACTCGAACAACCACAACCCCGAGTCCCCCAAGCCCGACAGGCCGCCACCCTCACCCCCCTCGCCGACCGACGCTGA
- a CDS encoding bifunctional metallophosphatase/5'-nucleotidase, with protein MPLNRRKFLKKSAVTGAGVAIAGAAVAPAQAAEAKKPGKPVKQPKRYALTVLGTTDLHGHVFNWDYFKDAEYKDAAGNAQGLARISTLVNRIRAEKGRENTLLVDAGDTIQGTPLTYYYAKVDPITAKGGPVHPMAQAMNAIGYDAAALGNHEFNYGIETLRKFESQLRFPLLGANAVDAKTLKPAFQPYVIKTFCVKGAPPVKVAVLGLTNPGIAIWDKAYVQGKLAFPGLEEQAAKWVPKLKSLGADVVIVSAHSGSSGTSSYGDQLPYVENSAALVAQQVPDIDAVLVGHAHVEIPELKVVNAKTGKTVVLSEPLAYAERLSVFDVELVFEKGRWAVESVSSKVLNSNSVADDPKITKLLGDEHAKVVAYVNQVVGSATETLTTVEARYKDAPIIDLITKVQEDVVKAALAGTSYASLPVIAQASPFSRTSEIPAGQVTIRDLSSLYVYDNTLVAKLLTGAQVRAYLEYSAQYFVQTAAGAVVDTEKLTNAAGRPDYNYDYVSGLAYEIDIAQAAGSRIKNLTFGGVALDDAQQFVLAVNNYRANGGGAFPHVASAPELWSESTEIRTRISEWVTAKGVLDPKDFASVDWKLTRDGTPVF; from the coding sequence ATGCCGTTGAATCGCCGGAAGTTCCTGAAGAAGTCCGCTGTGACCGGGGCGGGGGTGGCGATCGCGGGTGCCGCGGTGGCGCCGGCGCAGGCCGCCGAGGCGAAGAAGCCGGGGAAGCCGGTCAAGCAGCCGAAGCGGTATGCGCTGACGGTGCTGGGGACGACGGACCTGCACGGTCATGTCTTCAACTGGGACTACTTCAAGGACGCGGAGTACAAGGACGCGGCCGGTAACGCGCAGGGTCTGGCGCGGATCTCGACGCTGGTGAACCGGATCCGTGCGGAGAAGGGGCGCGAGAACACGCTGCTGGTGGACGCGGGTGACACGATCCAGGGCACTCCGCTGACGTACTACTACGCGAAGGTGGATCCGATCACCGCCAAGGGTGGTCCGGTGCATCCGATGGCGCAGGCGATGAACGCGATCGGGTATGACGCGGCGGCGCTGGGCAATCACGAGTTCAACTACGGCATCGAGACGCTGCGGAAGTTCGAGTCGCAGTTGCGGTTCCCGTTGCTCGGGGCGAACGCGGTGGACGCGAAGACGCTGAAGCCGGCGTTCCAGCCGTATGTGATCAAGACGTTCTGCGTGAAGGGTGCGCCGCCGGTGAAGGTGGCGGTGCTGGGGCTGACGAACCCGGGTATCGCGATCTGGGACAAGGCGTATGTGCAGGGCAAGCTGGCGTTCCCGGGGCTGGAGGAGCAGGCGGCGAAGTGGGTGCCGAAGCTGAAGTCGCTGGGTGCGGATGTGGTGATCGTGTCGGCGCATTCGGGTTCGTCGGGTACGTCGTCGTACGGTGACCAGTTGCCGTATGTGGAGAACTCGGCGGCGTTGGTGGCGCAGCAGGTGCCGGACATCGACGCGGTGCTGGTGGGTCACGCGCATGTGGAGATCCCGGAGCTGAAGGTCGTCAACGCGAAGACCGGGAAGACGGTCGTGTTGTCGGAGCCGTTGGCGTATGCGGAGCGGTTGTCGGTGTTCGATGTGGAGCTGGTGTTCGAGAAGGGGCGGTGGGCGGTCGAGTCGGTTTCTTCGAAGGTGCTGAACTCCAACTCCGTGGCCGATGATCCGAAGATCACGAAGTTGCTGGGTGACGAGCACGCGAAGGTCGTGGCGTACGTCAACCAGGTGGTCGGTTCGGCGACGGAGACGTTGACGACGGTGGAGGCGCGGTACAAGGACGCTCCGATCATCGACCTGATCACGAAGGTGCAGGAGGACGTCGTCAAGGCGGCTCTGGCGGGTACGTCGTATGCCTCGTTGCCGGTGATCGCGCAGGCGTCGCCGTTCTCGCGTACGTCGGAGATTCCGGCCGGACAGGTGACGATCCGGGATCTGTCGAGTCTGTACGTGTATGACAACACGTTGGTGGCGAAGTTGCTGACGGGTGCGCAGGTGCGGGCGTATCTGGAGTACTCGGCGCAGTATTTCGTGCAGACGGCGGCGGGTGCGGTGGTCGACACGGAGAAGCTGACGAACGCGGCGGGGCGTCCGGACTACAACTACGACTATGTGTCGGGTCTGGCGTACGAGATCGATATCGCGCAGGCGGCGGGTTCGCGGATCAAGAATCTGACGTTCGGTGGTGTGGCGTTGGACGATGCGCAGCAGTTCGTGCTGGCGGTGAACAACTACCGGGCCAATGGTGGTGGGGCGTTCCCGCATGTGGCGTCGGCGCCGGAGTTGTGGTCGGAGTCGACGGAGATCCGTACACGGATCTCGGAGTGGGTGACGGCGAAGGGTGTGCTGGATCCGAAGGACTTCGCGTCGGTGGACTGGAAGTTGACGCGTGACGGTACGCCGGTCTTCTAG